In Alligator mississippiensis isolate rAllMis1 chromosome 9, rAllMis1, whole genome shotgun sequence, the genomic stretch ctccgcCAGCAACCGCATCATCGGTGCGAAGGACCACGCGTCCATCCAGATGAACATCTCTGAGGTGAGGTCGGGAAGGACGAGCCCCTGGCTCGGGAAGCCATTGTAGACCTGTGAACGCGTCCTAGAAACACGGGGCCGCGAGAGGGGATCGGGTCCGAGCAGAGACGGGGGCGCGTTATGTATTTATGCGTGTAGATGGGGAAGCTGTGCGTAtatatttatgtgtatgtgtgtgtgtgtatatatatatatatatatatatatatatgtgtgtgtgtacaggcagCCCTCGTACTTATTCTGGTTCCTGAAAAcggcgtcttaagtcaaaacgtcgtaactcggaaccaattttcttgTAAGAAACCATGTTATAAcgagggattggttcctgaacccaaggcccgataccctgttttcactaaaaataccccagaactttgtactcgatcaattatagatgagtactacagctacattaatgtatgtaACTTGTAAATAGCAATCCCATGGATTTGGAAGGAcctctttgaggtgactttgctggactttttttgaagggctcttacctggagtcttctcaggagtcctggctgcagggttttctggagtctcatctgctttcttaaagaaagtgtgcaaggaagtttggacagacgttctccagggagatgggcgacacagcaaacttgttcgctggcgcgGCGCGGCATCGCATCAAGCGTTGTGAAGTTGCAATTGGCGTCATAAAGTgtaaacagggtgtcaatttagaaacattgcaagtcgaggactgcctgtatgtgtgtgtgtacatgtacatgtgtgtatagcTTCCCCGTCTCATTTTTATGTATATGattgatagatatagatataaaataaaatatataacatacatacataatatatatagatataaaataaACAGTAATTTAGACAGGGAAGCTATATATACATTTGAACTTTTCTCAAATGAAAGAGATTTTTTACAGCCTCCGTAGGTGCCTGTTCCACTGCTTAACTTGCCTTGGTTGTCAGTTTTTATCTACTCTAAATTTTTGCTGCTAATTTCGCCTGTTTACTGGTTGTTCTGTGCCCAGCCCACATGAGAACAGTTGATCGAAGCTCTCTATATAGCAGCCATCTCTGTGTTGGATACGGCCCTCCTTCGGGTCTTCcttctagaccagcggttcccaaactctgatgGATTGCACATCCGCCAATTTAAAATGGTACAGCCTTGAGTACCGCTAGTGCGTTTTTTGGTTCAGTTGTAAGTCGTACCAGTGCATTTTTCTGGCTCAACCATAAGTCCTACCAGCAAATTCTTGCCGTATGAAGTAGTTataataaatttgttaaaatgtatcactgacaggttgtctgcatactggtggtggtacccataccacagattgggaactgctgttctagACTAAAACCATTCTTCGGTCACATTTTCTCAATCCCTTTTTCTTGTTCCTTTCAAATCAGACTTCTCCCGATTTTTCTGTTTATACGTCTTGAAGCGCAGTGCTGGACACTGGATGCAGGGTTCTAGGTTAGTCCTAACTAGTGCCCATCAGACCTAACTAGTGCTGAGACCTAACTTGTGCCCATCAGCACAATAACTACTCACTGTGACTGACGCTCGATTGGCGTCCTAGAAGGATATTTCTCCATTGTACCAGCCTCATATAATGGACTATAAACTGAATGAATCGATGGTAACAGCCCAGATCCTGTCCTTCAAGACCTGCTCTCTGACCAGTTATTCTCCCGTTCATATTGGTGCGTTggattccctttccttcccccctttccaaaatgtaggactttgcatttatctttagTACAGTTCATTGTGTTGATTTCTCTGCATGTCTCCAGTCTGTCAAGATGAATTTGAATTCTCTTGTTCTGCAAAGTGCTGACAACTCCCTTCAGTCATCTGCATATTTTATTAGACTTGGTTCATCATCCAAGTCAGTAATTAAATAAAACGGGTTCCCTGGGCGACGCTTCTTAACACACATTTCTAGCGTGACGGTGAAGCACTGCTTGCTAGGCGTGTGCGAAACAGACCGTATTTGTTTCAGATTTGTCCCAAatccaggacagtgattcaattcattgattcagatcactgtcgcCAGCTCAATTTGGCCAAAACCGAATCTGAAGATataatgctgattcagagaatcagtgatttagccatagacacagctttgaatgttttttctacgtatctcgaggtaccaggtgcagcttgtgaatgctgcgatgttggggcagatggagcatcccacaggagtacaggGGGCCACCCCACGTGCTCatcggtgaacccagaagtgcaccaaaagtacttctgggtccgctggggagcatgtgggggggcccacctgtgcccccacagcttgacagttggccatggggggacccagAGTACCCCCCCacacctaggaggcaccagttgccaagccagggggatgcaggggggctcctaagtggactggaagtgcttctggtccacttccaggtctgctgccaagcacactagGGAGCctcctgcgctcctgtgggacgctccatctgctgcagcattcacgagccacctggtaccttgaggtatgtagaataagcatttaaagctgtatctatatccaaaactttctgaatctctccaaatggattcggagggttccaatttggtttggaaagattaaagggacTCTTgcttcgattcagatttggagatttagtcaccgaatcaggctgaatctctgccaaattgaatcggggaccaaagcttcgcacagcccctCACTATTATCTGAATACAGATTTTTAGTCACCCACCTTTACAGTTTCTTCTGGAACATATTTACCTAGTTGGTACCTCCCTTTTAGTTGGAATCCAATATAAAACCTCCGGCCGTCACATTCTTATCTCAAATTCCTTTGCCGAATACCTTCTCCGTGTTGTGGGATCTAATTTATTTTGGCAGTTTGGCAGTTTACCTTAGCAGTCCTGCCTCGGGCACTTTGTACAGGGTTGTCTTTATAGTTGAAAAACTTGATAATTAAACTTCCCTGGATGACGGTAATGTCAAACTGCAAAAGCATAGAACTCATGattatggaatcatagaaaattagggttggaagggacttcaggaggtcacacctagtccaatgGTTCTCAGCCTGTTTTGTAAACATcattggccagtcctgacccagtgcccctcactcccaacctgatGCCCCAGCCCCGCAacatggggggcagagggagtatGGCGGacatgggggaaagggaaggcccaagcaatgccttgcaggctggaaagtTTTTGTTTGCATCCCTTTCTTATTCTCGCAACCCACTTTTGCGTGGCACTTCACGGATTGAGAAACgctaatctagtccaaccccctgctcaaagtaggactgaccccaactagatcatcccaaccaaggctttgtctagctgggtcttaaaggcctccaaggatggaagttccacagcttctctgggtaacctgctccagtgttttactaccctcctagtgagagagttttttcctaatatcgaacctaaacttcctttgatgcaactggagaccatggctccttgttctgccatcatTAGTCTTGGACTCTGTCTTTTCAGTTTGCTGTATGGGCAATAGCACATAACTGTTAATGTCAGGTTTCACATAATCTTTATTACTTTATAGTGGGGATGATGTGACTCACTAAATGGCTGCGTAAAGCCCTCTAGGCCAAGGGAAAGCCTCTGCAAACTTCTAATATTTTTTCAcactaaatgtttttaaaaatgattttattttctgcaaatgTTAAGGAAaattcttttgtttattttcatttctctACTGATCCCTAGTCTAAAAAATAAGCGTTTCTTGTGTTTGGAGAGATGGGGATTagctaaaatgaaaaacaaatcctTGTGATATTTCCAGGGTTTCTGCACGGCTTAGTTTTACACTGCCTAGTGCTCAGTGATCCCTTTCTGATAAACTTCCCCACAAGTTTAAAATATGAGATCTTTTGTCTCTGGCTTGTGGATTATCTGTCAGTGGAACAAGACTCTTTCCCACAGTTACATACAGTGCTAAATTCAGATAAACACATTCTTCCTGAAGGAGCTGATTTCCTTAAAGTTCCACTTGTATGCAATTTGTATTGGCCCCCAAAAAATGACTCTATATCAGGAAGGCTCGGTGGTTCTTTGTAGTAAATGTGTTTATATAACGTTCCCTGTGAGGGAAAGAAACCCATAGTTGCCACTTTTAACATGAAATTCCAACCAGGTATTCATTTCTCTGCAAGAGGTTTCACCTTAGACACTTTATTGTTGGTTTTTAAGGGTGGGTCAGACATTGCAAGAACTGAACGCACCCGAAATGTCTAAAAATTATTTGATTGTAATTTCAGGTTGACAAAGTCACAGGCAGAGTCAATGGCCAGTTCAAAACATATGCCATCTGTGGAGCAATCCGTAGAATGGTAAGAATATTTCCTTGAAAATTAGGAGCCAAGTATGTTGCCTTTTAGATTGGCCTCGTTATTCTTATGGTGGGTGTTTAACCTCTGTGAACAGTTCATGTTTAGGTCCAGTTCCCTGTGGACAGTGCTTTTATCAAAAAGACTATGCTGCTTGGCATGCACAGTATGGGAGAACAGGCGTGGCCCTATTCAGCTCTCATttaagtcagtgaaaagactTCCTTTAATTTTAATAGGTGCTGGACCAGGTCCCGTATGAGTACAAAGGAATATAGCTAAGTGCACTCAGGGAATGGAAGGAAGTTAGTAgtgcagaaagcagcagcactgtaCATTCTCTCTGGATAATAGAGGCTTTTATTAGGACACTCTAGGATTTCTCAGGACATCTAAAGCTGTTTTAAAGGtgaaattataaaataaatgtcAGTTAGGGTTTATCTGGAACAGTGCCTCAGAGATACACCATAAGCATGTTCCCTTGTAGTATAATCTTTACATGTTTGTTCtaaatggttttattttaaatattaaattctCCAAAGTATATTCTGGCAAAATTACGCTTAAAGTGGTCTACCttgcatctctctttttttttttaatttctaactGAAAAATTAGTAAttacaaacaatttttttttttctgattaaaggGAGAATCGGATGACTCCATTCTGCGTCTGGCAAAGAACGATGGAATTGTTTCCAAGTAAGTATGTTATCCTGCCTCTGGCAACCTTTGCAGTGGAATTGGTTCCCCCGTTTCTCAAGCTCAGATCTTGatgaaaatatatgtattttagtTTCTTTAAGATGCTTATGAAGTTGAACAGGAATATTTATTGAAGCTGCTGAAACGGATTGTGAGTTTGTAACGATtcttgtctctttttcttttttttttcccccccaggaaCTTTTAATTGAAGAAATTGATATGGAACATTTTGTTATTAAATAAACAGTTCAAACCCATCTTGTGTGAAATGTGTTCATGTCTTTGTTCAAGAATTGTGCTGAAAATGTACAGAACTGCCTACTTCTATGGGTGGAATATTCTGGCAGTCCGACATGTAAAAGTGTCTTACTTGAAAACTTAAATTTACCCTTTATTCCTTGGGTCTGTGTGTTTTAAATTTTCTCATGCAAATCTAGTGTTTGGTTCTAAGCATGGGCTACAGTATTACAATTGCTTTCTCTCACTTAGATAAAGAGTTGAATGTTCTGCTGACATAGCAGTCTGGAAACTCCCCTCTACTGTGGCAGGATATCTGTTGGCCTGTTCCTTGTAGAATTGCTTGCCTGGAAGAGAATAACACATGACCTGTTTGTAACTTAATTTGACTGAGGGATTAAAATGTAGGTTCAGCTTCTGCTGATAGTGGCTTGCAGTATGCGTTTCTATCATTGCTACCTTCTCTAGGTTCCCACTGAAAACTTATCGTGTGTCATTATGCAAAATATTTGTTTCTTGGCACACTTTATCCAGATTGATTAAAGCTGGTAGAGACCAAAATGTTCAAGAACAACTTCATTTCTTTCATATACAGTCTCAGTGTTAAGAGGTGGGAAAATGACGACATTGCGCTGTCTGAGAAAGTAATTTACAATATCTAAACATTTCCATAAACAGCTTAGTAATCATTCTACAGGTTCTTTAATAGCCTATTAAACTTTTTACCTGCTGCCATGTTATTTTTAGCTATCTGACGAGCAGACCTCAGAGGGGAGTGCAGCCAGTTGGAATGAGACTACCCATGCTAACGCTGCCTCCGTTATCTGTCAGTTCCCCGTCTCTGGCTCACATCCGCTACATTGCACTTTTGACCTGAAGCATGCAGCTGTTCTTGCCTTCAGGTCTGAAAGAGTTGTTTCAAAGTTTATCATGCTTCAGGGGTTTTATTTCAATGGTGAGCATCAAGTTGGTGAGTGGGCACAGTGGGGAATTCAATACTGTATTTATGAAGCAGGCATTTGTGAAAGCAGAAACTGGATTGGCTTGGCTGGgattcaggcagtgctgatgcCCGGTGGAGATAGCAAACTTTGCAGTATGGGCATGAGGCTTTAAACTGTCTAAGCTTCACCTCCAATCTAGGATCTGAAGTATGTCTGATCGGCGAGGCTGAAAGGGTAGAACTGCAGCAACGCTGCTTCATGCATGTTAAGAAAGGCATTTCTACAAGATAACAACAGTTCTCAGGTGTCTGAAGTTGCCCCAACTTCATGGGCTTAAAGGCACCAGAGTTTCAGGTACCATTTCCTTAATGATTCTAACTTTGATTTATCAGCTTTGTGACATAGGGCCTTGGTATTGTATTTATAAAGTGGTATTCTCACATAGGGCAGTGAGAAACTAAATATCACATAGTAAATCCATCTAGGTTCATACCCTCATCTCTGGTATCAGTTACTAACACACTAATAGATCGCTAGGGGCTGTGTGTAATGCCATTGTTGGAACAGGCCCCAGTACTCTTGGCCAGAGCTACTGCTTCCTAAACAAGCATCTTAAGTTTCATGTCCTGTATTTATGGTGTGAACCCTTCCAGAGAATAAGCTACAACCGTTTctccaccacccctcccccagggGTTAGGAAAGGCAAGCGGAAGAGTGGGGAGTTGGAAGGTTTTGAAGACCTTACAGCAACATAAAGCCAAGGTAACCTTGCTCACCTTTCTTCAAACCTTAAGGTCAAATACTGTCACTTTCACAGAGCACATGGATTATTTAGGCTTACCAATATCTGATGCATCTCTTACAGCAAATGTAGATCTGTATATTTTACTTGCAGCAGGTGGTGATGAGAAGTGTTGACCCATACTATGCTAAAGTattaaaacaaaagcagcagctATGAGAGTAGATGACACAaatggagaaggggaaggaatggTTGGCATTAAAAGAAATGTAGTTCCTTTCACATCCCATATCCTGAAATTCCTAGTGTTAAACCACTAGAAATAGGGTTATAAGTAAATGTGAATCAAGCCAAAAGTGACCTGGGGAGGGGGTTCCATTTTGTAGGTGGGATTTTTTAGTGGGACCTTGACTTTAAGAGAATATTACATTTACTAAAAAATGCTCACAGGACTTTGGTTGGCTTTGGCTGTAAACCTCCTGGAAGTTGTAAGGATAAAAGCTATTTCAGCAATGGCCCTGTGTCTTAAAATAAGGAAGAAACTGGGGGCGGAGAGAGGGGGGAGATAGAGCTGAAGCAATCTCCCTGCCATCACTTGGAGGTGTGACTTGCATATGTTTAAATTAAGCAATGAAAAACCTTCCCATCCACTTTAAGTATGGTGTAGTCCCTTTCAGTAGGTCTGTTCTTACAGTAAGAGGCACCACACAGCTATTCTTCAGCTGTAGGCATTCTGCATTCCCAGTGTCATCACGCTTGACTATCCAAGCCACCC encodes the following:
- the RPS21 gene encoding small ribosomal subunit protein eS21; protein product: MQNDAGEFVDLYVPRKCSASNRIIGAKDHASIQMNISEVDKVTGRVNGQFKTYAICGAIRRMGESDDSILRLAKNDGIVSKNF